CCGCCGACAGCGAGGAGGACGAACAGGACGAAGAACAGGGAACCTGCTGGCATGCCTCTCGATGGAGTCGACGGAGACGTATTCCTTACCACGTGAGCGTCGCCGCTGTCACGGCTGTCACGACGGACAGGTGATTGTCCCGGTAAACTACAGGCCGTGACCCGGTCAGTCTCGAACGCGATGAACCACGAACCCCGCGACGCGCGCGACGGCGACCGCGGATGCCCCAAGTGCGGCGGCACCGAGACGGAGATGGACAGCATCGCGACCAGCGGCACCGGCCTCTCGAAGTTCTTCGACGTGCAGAATCGAAGCTTCACGGTCGTCACCTGCGCGAACTGCGGCTACTCGGAGCTGTATCGAAAACAGTCCAGCGGCAACCTCGTCGACCTGTTCTTGGGCTGAGCAGGGCCGAGGTTCCCGCTCCCGTCGACGACGCTCTCAGTCGGGGACGCGACCGACCACCACGTCGAACGGGACGACCTCGGCCCGACGGTACCGCTCCTCACGCATCTGTTCGACCACCGACCGGCCCATCTCGCGCCAGTCGCGTCTGAGGGCGTCGTACTCGGCGTCCGACAGCGTCCGCCGGAGTTCGGTCTCGTGGGATGCCAGTCCCGCGCCGTTGGCCTTGCGGGCGGCGTCCTCCAGGTCGAGTTCGTCGTACGGCGGTTCGGTCACCTTCCGGTGGAAGTGCCGGCGCGTCCGCACGTCGCGGAGACCGGCCGACTCGAAGAGGTCGGGCAGTCGGTCGCCGAGGGCGACGTCCGTCCGCACGCCCTCCATGTACGACTCGCGCACCGAGCGTTCGAGGGCGACTTCCGCGGAGACGGTCGATTCGACGCCGACCGCCGCGTTGTCGGGTTCGACGGCGGCGACGAGGTCCGAGGAAACGCGGGCGAAGGAGCCGAGGGCCTCCGTCGGGTCGGGGAGGTTCACGAGGAGGGCCTGACAGACGACGAGGTCGAAGGCGTCGTCGACGAACGGGAGTCGGGTCGCGTCGCCCGCGACGGTCGAAAGGCCCGTCTCCCGGCGCGCGACGCCGAGGAGGTCGGTGTCGGCGTCGGCGCAGACCACCTCGCCGGGCGTCTCCGCGTCGAGCACCCGGGAGAGTTCGCCGGTGCCGCATCCGACGTCGAGGACGCGCCTCCGGTCGGCCAACGAGAGGTCCGCGAGGGCCTCGCGGGACTCCGCCCACATGCCGTCGCGCGTCCGCCGGAGGTACTCGGGCGAGAACTTCCGCACGGTCGGCGTTGCCCGCCGACCGACAAAAGCGGTCCGGGTCGCGGCCGTCTCTCCGATTACTCCCGGCGGTCGCGTCGCCGGAGGAGTTCGGCCGCGCCGCCGAGGACGCCGACGAGACCCGCGAGCGGTCCGAATCCGGGCGCGTCGGTCGCCGTCTCGGATTCGGATTCGCCGTCCGCGGCGGCGCCGCCGGCCTCGGTGTTCGTCGCCGCGTCCGACGACCCGTTCGGGGGGTCGGCGAACGTCTCCGTCGACCGCTGAGTCGGGGGCGTCCCGGTGCCGGGCGCGCCCGCACCCCCGCTATCGCCGTCGCCGGACTCGACCGTCCCCGCGTCGGGGTCGGACGGAGACGCCGTCGCCGGCGTCTCGGTCTCCGCCGCCTCCGTCGCCTCCGCCGTCGCACCCGCCCGAAGCGTCGTCACGACGCCCGCGTGGTCGGATGGCCACAGCGTCCGCGACTCGCCGTCGA
This Halogeometricum sp. S3BR5-2 DNA region includes the following protein-coding sequences:
- a CDS encoding class I SAM-dependent methyltransferase — encoded protein: MRKFSPEYLRRTRDGMWAESREALADLSLADRRRVLDVGCGTGELSRVLDAETPGEVVCADADTDLLGVARRETGLSTVAGDATRLPFVDDAFDLVVCQALLVNLPDPTEALGSFARVSSDLVAAVEPDNAAVGVESTVSAEVALERSVRESYMEGVRTDVALGDRLPDLFESAGLRDVRTRRHFHRKVTEPPYDELDLEDAARKANGAGLASHETELRRTLSDAEYDALRRDWREMGRSVVEQMREERYRRAEVVPFDVVVGRVPD
- a CDS encoding zinc ribbon domain-containing protein: MNHEPRDARDGDRGCPKCGGTETEMDSIATSGTGLSKFFDVQNRSFTVVTCANCGYSELYRKQSSGNLVDLFLG
- a CDS encoding endonuclease/exonuclease/phosphatase family protein; this translates as MAAALSDLESVADSTILLGDLNDGPEFEGGAYETLADGRTDAWASTRDGEGYTCCRASTLDGPGSMDERVDHVLVGSGLTPTDARVVGADAESRLTTSVDGESRTLWPSDHAGVVTTLRAGATAEATEAAETETPATASPSDPDAGTVESGDGDSGGAGAPGTGTPPTQRSTETFADPPNGSSDAATNTEAGGAAADGESESETATDAPGFGPLAGLVGVLGGAAELLRRRDRRE